A stretch of the Arachis stenosperma cultivar V10309 chromosome 6, arast.V10309.gnm1.PFL2, whole genome shotgun sequence genome encodes the following:
- the LOC130934907 gene encoding transcription factor RSL2-like has product MEFLGAFPNNIELDCFKMFSTEKEHDFTYTTTTTSQLFLDQSSSLLGEDDELNFGLVQSTLSSNLISDENEHYLFHSLDANHNTKMLHYKSQEESSYNSGGFSGGDTTFFNANMDLTTNYYYSSNYHDLVLANDVSMEDNVKFNENNVGSDDDHRLLENYDHYQCHQMEHVDVVPNNKQLQLKRKIVEVPEFDVSAENNTSNGSKNQKKKHFVAKDEQDCMKNERCRKRKVVRNGNDGEERNNNVGLDGQSSSSNINICEDDNASEENNGGVTSVSHSNGKTRTIRGTAADPQSLYARKRRERINARLRILQGLVPNGTKVDISTMLEEAVNYVKFLQLQIKLLSSDDLWMYAPLAYNGLDIGLKLNNLKNFSSSP; this is encoded by the exons ATGGAATTTCTAGGAGCATTCCCTAATAATATAGAATTGGATTGCTTCAAAATGTTTTCTACTGAAAAAGAGCATGATTTCACTTacactactactactacttcACAATTGTTTCTAGATCAAAGTTCATCACTTTtaggagaagatgatgaattgAATTTTGGATTAGTACAATCCACACTTTCCTCCAATCTTATTAGTGATGAAAATGAGCATTATTTGTTTCATTCTTTAGATGCTAATCACAACACAAAAATGTTGCATTATAAGTCACAAGAAGAGAGTAGTTACAATAGCGGCGGTTTCAGTGGTGGTGACACTACTTTCTTCAATGCCAACATGGATCTTACAACAAACTACTACTATTCTAGTAATTACCATGATCTTGTGCTAGCAAATGATGTTTCAATGGAAGACAATGTCAAGTTCAATGAGAATAATGTGGGAAGTGATGATGATCATAGATTACTGGAGAATTATGATCATTATCAATGTCATCAAATGGAACATGTTGATGTTGTTCCAAACAATAAGCAGTTGCAGCTCAAGAGGAAGATTGTTGAAGTACCAGAATTTGATGTGTCTGCTGAAAACAATACAAGTAACGGATCTaagaatcaaaagaaaaaacatTTCGTCGCGAAAGAT GAGCAAGATTGCATGAAAAATGAAAGGTGTAGGAAGAGAAAAGTTGTTAGAAATGGGAATGATGGAGAAGAGAGAAATAATAATGTAGGGTTAGATGGACAGAGCTCAAGTAGTAACATTAACATATGTGAGGATGACAATGCTTCTGAAGAAAACAATGGAGGGGTAACTTCGGTATCTCACTCAAATGGGAAAACAAGAACCATTAGAGGAACAGCAGCAGATCCCCAGAGTCTCTATGCAAGG aaaagaagagagaggatAAATGCGCGGTTAAGAATTTTGCAGGGTCTTGTTCCAAATGGAACAAAG GTTGATATAAGTACAATGCTTGAAGAGGCAGTTAATTACGTGAAATTTTTGCAGCTCCAAATCAAG CTTTTAAGCTCTGATGATCTATGGATGTATGCTCCTCTTGCTTATAATGGACTTGACATTGGACTCAAACTCAATAACCTCAAGAATTTTTCATCATCACcatga